In Misgurnus anguillicaudatus chromosome 14, ASM2758022v2, whole genome shotgun sequence, the genomic window TGTAAGTTGCCAAATGGCTGGAGTAGTTGTCATTCACGGGCTTAGGGTGTGTCTCAAGCCCCGCCCACTCCCTCAGTCTGAGCCCCCCAACCATATGTGTATGCTTTATGTATTTGAGCATTGGGCAGCTTATAGATATATTATAGATATAGATAATTTTTGACTACATTGGCATTGTTAGAATGTGATTTGTATTATAAGTGTATCATTTAATGCATCTTTATGGGATCTTGGATCCCGTGTGGGCCctaggttgggaaccactgttttaTGGACCTATGCTATTTGTGACCTGTTTAAATTGGGCTGATGTAACGTATATATATCTGTATTTGGGTCAATGACAAGACATGCATATTTTTGTACCTAGGGccatatttactttaaaaatgacttgatacatttaagaaatgtcactttattctgttaaacctATGTAGttcaaatacatatttttaataataaatattaatttatgttttggTATGTCAAACTTGTAAAATGCTAGGTGAGGTGACAATTTGGATGTTTTGAAATGTCAGGGTGAGGTGGTATAAACACAGTCGTGGGTCTTTTATTAAGACGCTAACAACAATAGATATGATATCACATCATCTAGTGAACCCCAAGTGATCCTTATTGCTGAATGAAAAGATTTTAAATTTCTCAGCAATACTGAGAAATAGCTACTTTAATGTAATGGATAGACTCTGGTACACTATtgtgtcaggtggtacaaccagTGTAATACTAGGGAAATGCTTTTTCCTCAAACATCTTTTAAttgtaattaaaaataaaataatatgtatttatGAACTTTAGTATCAGAGGCAAACGTTTATACTGTTATTTAAGCAGAAGCCTGTTCAATGTAAATTAGTTGCAAAAGTCAGGTGGAGCAACCAGAAAGTGAATgtccctacactgtaaaaaattccttgttgcacttaaatttacaattcatttaaaGGTGGAGTGTGTAATTTTGAGATggatctcttgacataaatgcaaaatattatacaaaactatatgatcagtggtgtataaagccCTTTCATAATGCACCcttatgttttattaccttagaatgagacgtttttatctacatacaccgagggtccccttacatggaagtcaccattttgtgccgccatgtttatacagaagcccttaacggacaaactttttttactaagttgtctccgacgatgagatgtttgtccggtggtggctaacgtagcttctctatgtggttcaaaagcgaggggtgagcagtggactgggtcgttggttgcaatgcgcaacctcaccactagatgacgCAAAAATGTACACGCAAAAttgttcaactttatttttataatttatagcaactccttactagtcaagaaagttgaaattaattgtattttcaaattaattttattttaagtgcaacaaggaatttttacagtctatgaaataaaaatcatgatgataaataattttaatagtTTAGCtaataattttagttttaataaatttaaactaacattatctattattgttattatattcatttttttcattatattcTCAAATGATAGTTTTATGATAAAGTTGTTTTACTCTTTCAAACCATTTTGGGATTCTAATTTTAAATGCCACTCTCAGGTAAAGAAACAATTAGCACAATGCATAGAGCAAATAGTCAATgattggttgtaccacctgacattTTTTGGGTGGGGCAATCAAAAATACTgtgaaaaaataaattgaaCTGTGATGTAATTAATACAacttttcaaaacacatgataCCTGACTTAAAAATATGCAAtaatttaaaaagatttttcgacgcttgttttgtcattgacccatttgtattttgaaaaagcagtttattaaatatgaaaactgTTTCATTTTCAGCCTGATTGAGCCACGCTGCTCATCTCTACCCAATTCACCTGCAAAACGTGTTTCTCCAGCCAAAAAGAAGCAGTTCTTTATAAACCAGGCCATCCGTAATTCTGATCTGACCCCGAGAGCGAAGGGCAGGAAGAGTCTGAGACGACAAGAAAACAGTGAgtgcttttaaatatgtgaaagTATCAATTTATTATTCAATTAATTGTTTATTACACCATCTTTTCATAAATATGAATGTTTGTAGAAGAATAATCTATATTTTGCAAAACCCTTATGATCATGTTCCTCTTAAAATCAACCtctaaaacaaactttatttataaaatataaaatattataaaatattttagtgaGCAGTGTTTATAAGATGAATGCAATTATGGATGTAATACATGTAAATTATAACGTTAGGTAATAAACCACATTTCTGCGTATAGCCCGTTTTCTGGACAATCTTTTGGAACGAGATGATTGCACCAAAGAGGATGGGGAAGGGCAAGAAACAGCCTCACCCACCGTCTTCACTGAAGCCTGCACCAATGGAAACTATGTGGAGGTAAAGCAGGTCCCTTTAAGTGCCGTCAGGTTAAacgtattttgacattttcAAATCTCCATCTCTCGTGTCTCTCAGTACTGGAGTGATTTTATGAATCGTTCTGGGGAAGAGCAAGAGCGACTGTTGGCTCTGCTCGAAGAAGAAGCCCAGAGGACACACGCCACCAAGAGCCATAAAGACCAAAGAGAGGGTCTGACATTATATAATCATCCAATCCAACATTCACTTTATGTCTTTTAAGTCAGTTACTAAATAATACAATTACTGCATCAATAAGAAACCAATCAAAATTGGAAAATAGTGATTGGTTCCAAACATTCTTAAAAAGTGATATTTGCTTGTGTAGTTTTATTTAATAACTATAGCTGCCTACTTTTACCTGCTGTCAAGGTGAAGTATTTGACATGACAGCTGAGTAGCCCAGCCAAAACTCACAACATTGGTTGAAACAGAAGGTGAACATTGAAGAATTAAGGAGCATTCACACTGTGACGATAACTATATACCACACTATTGTATGTTATATTTGGCAGTAGGTTTTATCGCTCATCATGGAAACTTACAGCATGAAACGTTATTGTcatagttgtggtgtgaacttAGTTATTCTCTTaaatttaggattttttttaaaccggtTGTTATTGTTCATAGTGTGAATGCTTCTTCACTATTATTAATAGTTCAGtgatattgaagtaaactgTATAGTCTTGACAGTATAATTGATGCTCATTTTTTGTCCTCTAAGCAGTTAATCCCGCTTTCAGCGCTCAGGAATGTTTTCAAAGGATCGATCGAAGATTACGTGCGACGCTGAAACGCAAACACATTCCTATGGtgattattatttgttttttaacttGTAATACTCCCTATATTTCCTATGCTATAATTCTAGTATCCATCTGTTCTGTTTAAGGGAGTGTTGGAGGGTCTGGAGTCTAATCTAATGGTATTCTTCATGGCACGTCCGCAATCGATTTACATTACCAAACTCGGCAGCAGGTGCACAAACCTACAGCATACAATACATCTCCTTACCACCACAGATTTATTTCACCCCTACCTACTATACATGCTTGTTGCTGGTGAAATCAAAAGCAGTTCctgttgtttatttgtgtttttacagttatgaGCGACTGCTGCTTCATGCTGTCTGCCAATATATGGAtctgacctctgccagtgagtGACCCCACACAATATTTAAAGTGAAACACTTTGGGTGCACGAGTATGCAGTCACAgtattttaaaggggccatggcacatggcaaaagacttttttaagatgtcaaattaatccccagagcacatatgtgaagttttagctcaaaataccatataaataattgattatagcatgtcaaaattgccactttgtaggtatgTGCAAAAaggtgccgttttgggtgtgtcttttaaactgcaaatgagctgatgaaattcaaacagtgatcacaatgatggtggtttgttgcaattaaaactcaattgtgcttttctctgcacttaatggcagtgctgtggttggatagtgcagattaaggggtggtattattataataagagctccttatgacatcataaggagagaccAATTTTAAtgtactgggttgatcttttacacattttctaggttgatagaagcactgggaac contains:
- the r3hdm4 gene encoding R3H domain-containing protein 4 isoform X2, with translation MVVLNSDSTDEQDVILIEPRCSSLPNSPAKRVSPAKKKQFFINQAIRNSDLTPRAKGRKSLRRQENTRFLDNLLERDDCTKEDGEGQETASPTVFTEACTNGNYVEYWSDFMNRSGEEQERLLALLEEEAQRTHATKSHKDQREVNPAFSAQECFQRIDRRLRATLKRKHIPMGVLEGLESNLMVFFMARPQSIYITKLGSSYERLLLHAVCQYMDLTSASSDCNGARQTEVVNKQEAFLPPEPLLSAYLEQLN
- the r3hdm4 gene encoding R3H domain-containing protein 4 isoform X1, which gives rise to MVVLNSDSTDEQDVILIEPRCSSLPNSPAKRVSPAKKKQFFINQAIRNSDLTPRAKGRKSLRRQENTRFLDNLLERDDCTKEDGEGQETASPTVFTEACTNGNYVEYWSDFMNRSGEEQERLLALLEEEAQRTHATKSHKDQREAVNPAFSAQECFQRIDRRLRATLKRKHIPMGVLEGLESNLMVFFMARPQSIYITKLGSSYERLLLHAVCQYMDLTSASSDCNGARQTEVVNKQEAFLPPEPLLSAYLEQLN